In Acidimicrobiales bacterium, the following are encoded in one genomic region:
- the xseB gene encoding exodeoxyribonuclease VII small subunit gives MTAAGAAPDGASQTYEQLVESLEELTRRMADGAIGIEEAVELYERAGRLHQQAAERLARVQARIERLAASNGPEAAGGEPGVG, from the coding sequence GTGACGGCGGCGGGCGCCGCACCCGACGGCGCTTCCCAGACGTACGAGCAGCTGGTGGAGTCGCTCGAAGAGCTCACCCGGCGCATGGCCGACGGTGCCATCGGCATCGAGGAGGCGGTGGAGCTGTACGAACGGGCCGGCCGTCTGCACCAGCAGGCGGCGGAGCGGCTGGCTCGTGTGCAGGCGCGCATCGAGCGTCTGGCCGCCAGCAACGGCCCCGAGGCGGCAGGCGGCGAGCCCGGCGTCGGCTGA